A region from the Cryptosporangium arvum DSM 44712 genome encodes:
- the disA gene encoding DNA integrity scanning diadenylate cyclase DisA, with product MPGGTAVVGTEREEQLRQTLARIAPGTSLRDGLDRILRGSTGALIVFGHDKTVDAISTGGFPLDVEFTPTGLRELAKMDGALVLSNDGSRIVRAAVHLMPDASIPAIESGTRHRTAERVSRQTGFPVISVSQSMRIIGLYVGGLRYVLDETSSILSKANQALATLERYKLRLDEVAGTLSALEIEDLVTVRDAMSVTQRLEMVRRISDEIAGYVIELGTDGRLLKLQLDELMAGVDADRELVIRDYLPSGRRNRSVEEVLDDLDRLSATELLDLTLVARGVGYPATADALEGAVSPRGYRLLAKVPRLPGAVIDRLVEHFGGLQKLLGATVDDLRAVEGVGDARARSVREGLSRLAESSILERYV from the coding sequence ATGCCTGGAGGTACAGCCGTGGTGGGGACGGAGCGCGAGGAGCAGCTCCGGCAGACGCTCGCCCGGATCGCACCGGGTACCTCCCTGCGGGACGGGCTCGACCGGATCCTGCGCGGCAGCACCGGCGCGCTCATCGTCTTCGGACACGACAAGACCGTCGACGCCATCTCCACCGGCGGTTTCCCGCTGGACGTGGAGTTCACGCCGACCGGCCTGCGCGAGCTGGCGAAAATGGACGGTGCGCTGGTGCTGTCCAACGACGGTTCGCGCATCGTCCGGGCGGCGGTCCACCTGATGCCCGACGCGTCGATCCCGGCGATCGAGTCCGGCACCCGCCACCGCACCGCCGAGCGGGTGTCCCGGCAGACCGGGTTCCCGGTCATCTCGGTCAGCCAGTCGATGCGCATCATCGGCCTCTACGTCGGCGGCCTGCGCTACGTCCTCGACGAGACGTCGTCGATCCTCTCCAAGGCCAACCAGGCACTGGCCACGCTGGAACGCTACAAGCTCCGCCTGGACGAGGTCGCCGGCACGCTCTCGGCGCTGGAGATCGAAGACCTGGTCACGGTGCGCGACGCGATGTCGGTCACCCAGCGGCTGGAGATGGTCCGGCGCATCTCTGACGAGATCGCGGGGTACGTCATCGAGCTCGGCACCGACGGCCGCCTGCTCAAGCTCCAGCTCGACGAACTCATGGCCGGCGTCGACGCCGACCGCGAGCTGGTCATCCGCGACTACCTGCCCTCGGGGCGCCGCAACCGGTCGGTCGAGGAGGTCCTCGACGATCTCGACCGGCTGTCGGCCACCGAGCTGCTCGACCTCACGCTCGTCGCGCGGGGCGTCGGGTACCCGGCCACCGCCGACGCGCTCGAGGGCGCCGTCAGCCCGCGTGGTTACCGGCTGCTGGCCAAGGTGCCCCGGCTGCCCGGCGCGGTCATCGACCGGCTCGTCGAGCACTTCGGCGGCCTGCAGAAGCTGCTCGGCGCCACCGTCGACGACCTGCGCGCGGTGGAGGGCGTCGGCGACGCCAGGGCCCGCTCGGTGCGCGAAGGCCTCTCCCGCCTGGCCGAATCCTCGATCCTGGAGCGCTACGTCTAG
- a CDS encoding ATP-binding protein, whose protein sequence is MRPAEEDPLLASLLAAVAAAAGDIPLRLHVAGLLLDRGRAAEALEHCSTVLRSDPANEEAIALLRRASAELGAARPGSRVAADRPSADPAMVGRSGFDWDAAEAQVQDLPEVGRVDDGLPDPVGEGDVDGLVFTDLSLADVAGNPDAKERIERAIAPIRNPALARAFGKRTTGGLLLYGPPGCGKAFVARAIAGELQANFYRVGRADLLDRPAPTAELLASNPAAERRMHAVFATARRSAPCVLFLDDVDGIGPKRSRLQNPSTLRAVVNQLLFELDSLNRADSGVFVLASTTRPWDLDPALRRAGRLDRMVLVAPPDAVARTAILRFQLRDRMIADFDLTEVAEAAAGYSAADLRRVVESAADSALSDSLRRGQARPIEAADLVAAIKRVRPSVGTWLDLARAAAGPSDGSYEDLHLYLRTHRRR, encoded by the coding sequence ATGCGACCGGCAGAGGAGGATCCGCTCCTGGCCAGCCTGCTGGCTGCAGTCGCCGCGGCCGCGGGCGACATCCCGTTACGGCTGCACGTCGCCGGTCTCCTGCTGGATCGCGGGCGGGCCGCCGAGGCCCTCGAGCACTGCTCGACGGTGCTGCGGTCCGACCCGGCCAACGAGGAGGCGATCGCGCTGCTGCGCCGGGCGTCGGCCGAGCTCGGAGCCGCCCGCCCGGGCAGCCGGGTGGCCGCTGACCGCCCGAGCGCGGATCCGGCGATGGTCGGTCGTTCCGGGTTCGACTGGGACGCGGCCGAGGCGCAGGTGCAGGATCTGCCCGAGGTGGGCCGGGTCGACGACGGGCTGCCCGACCCGGTCGGCGAGGGTGACGTCGACGGCCTCGTGTTCACCGACCTGTCGCTGGCCGACGTCGCCGGGAACCCGGACGCGAAGGAGCGGATCGAGCGGGCCATCGCCCCGATCCGCAACCCCGCGCTCGCCCGCGCTTTCGGTAAGCGCACCACCGGTGGCCTGCTGCTCTACGGCCCGCCCGGGTGCGGCAAGGCGTTCGTCGCGCGAGCCATCGCCGGCGAGCTCCAGGCCAACTTCTACCGGGTCGGGCGCGCCGACCTGCTCGACCGACCGGCGCCGACGGCCGAGCTGCTGGCGTCGAACCCGGCCGCCGAACGCCGGATGCACGCGGTCTTCGCCACCGCTCGTCGCAGCGCGCCGTGCGTGCTGTTTCTCGACGACGTCGACGGTATCGGCCCGAAACGGTCGCGGCTGCAGAACCCGAGCACGCTGCGCGCGGTCGTCAACCAGCTGCTGTTCGAGCTCGATTCGCTCAACCGCGCCGACTCCGGCGTCTTCGTGCTGGCCTCCACGACCCGTCCGTGGGACCTCGACCCGGCGCTGCGCCGGGCGGGGCGGCTCGACCGGATGGTGCTCGTCGCACCGCCCGACGCCGTGGCGCGCACCGCGATCCTGCGGTTCCAGCTGCGTGACCGGATGATCGCCGACTTCGACCTCACCGAGGTCGCCGAGGCGGCAGCGGGGTACTCCGCCGCCGACCTACGCCGGGTGGTGGAGAGCGCCGCGGATTCCGCGCTGTCGGACTCGCTGCGGCGCGGGCAGGCCCGCCCGATCGAGGCGGCCGACCTGGTCGCGGCGATCAAGCGCGTGCGGCCGAGCGTCGGCACCTGGCTGGACCTGGCCCGTGCGGCCGCCGGCCCGTCCGACGGCAGCTACGAGGACCTGCACCTGTACCTAAGGACCCACCGCCGCCGCTAG
- a CDS encoding UbiA family prenyltransferase, protein MNLRRAWALLRACHPEPAAAVTAGVTALAAAAGRPAAGLVAVALAVLSGQLATGWSNDWLDAERDAAVGRTDKPVATGEVSRSLVGTAAVVAGLACVPLSLLSGWRAGLVHLVAVACALAYNARLKATPFSALPYALAFAAAPAFVTLARPGHPWPPAWLLVAGAALGAGAHFANVLSDLDDDAATGIRGVPHRLGRPAAEAIAAGLMALVAVLLTVGPPGPPTPLAWSILGTTAVVLGAGAALGRRRGSRTLFRAVLITALGDVVLLLLSGSAL, encoded by the coding sequence CTGAACCTTCGCCGCGCCTGGGCTCTGCTCCGAGCCTGCCATCCGGAACCGGCCGCGGCCGTGACGGCCGGCGTGACCGCGCTCGCCGCGGCCGCGGGCCGACCGGCCGCCGGGCTGGTCGCGGTGGCGCTCGCCGTGCTCTCCGGCCAACTGGCCACCGGGTGGAGCAACGATTGGCTCGACGCCGAGCGCGACGCGGCGGTGGGCCGCACCGACAAGCCGGTGGCCACCGGCGAGGTGTCCCGGTCCCTGGTGGGCACGGCCGCGGTCGTCGCCGGCCTGGCGTGCGTTCCGCTCTCGCTGCTCTCCGGCTGGCGCGCCGGCCTGGTGCACCTGGTCGCGGTGGCGTGCGCGCTGGCCTACAACGCCAGGTTGAAGGCCACCCCGTTCTCCGCGCTGCCGTACGCGCTCGCGTTCGCGGCGGCACCGGCCTTCGTGACGCTGGCCCGGCCCGGACACCCGTGGCCGCCGGCCTGGCTGCTGGTGGCGGGCGCCGCCCTGGGCGCCGGCGCGCATTTCGCCAACGTCCTGAGCGACCTCGACGACGACGCGGCGACCGGGATCCGGGGGGTGCCGCACCGGCTGGGCCGCCCCGCCGCCGAGGCCATCGCGGCCGGGCTGATGGCGCTGGTGGCGGTGCTGCTCACGGTCGGGCCACCCGGCCCGCCGACGCCGCTCGCCTGGAGCATCCTGGGCACGACCGCCGTGGTGCTCGGAGCGGGCGCGGCACTGGGGAGGCGCCGCGGCTCGCGGACGCTCTTCCGCGCGGTGCTGATCACCGCGCTCGGCGACGTGGTGCTGCTCCTGCTGAGCGGCTCGGCGCTCTGA
- the ispF gene encoding 2-C-methyl-D-erythritol 2,4-cyclodiphosphate synthase, whose amino-acid sequence MSPAPAGAPLLVDEPAPRLPRVGIGNDVHAYDEGRECWVAGVQWPGQPGLAGHSDGDVAAHAACDALLSAAGLGDLGSNYGTDRPEWANAAGVALLTETAKRVRAAGFLIGNVAIQLIGGAPRIGTRRAEAEQALAMAIGAPVSISATTTDGLGFTGRGEGLAATAVALVLM is encoded by the coding sequence ATCAGCCCCGCTCCGGCCGGCGCCCCGCTTCTCGTCGACGAGCCCGCGCCGCGGCTGCCCCGCGTCGGGATCGGGAACGACGTCCACGCGTACGACGAGGGGCGCGAGTGCTGGGTGGCCGGTGTGCAGTGGCCGGGCCAACCCGGCCTGGCCGGCCACTCGGACGGCGACGTCGCCGCGCACGCCGCGTGCGACGCGTTGCTCTCCGCGGCCGGGCTCGGTGACCTCGGGAGCAACTACGGCACCGACCGGCCCGAGTGGGCGAACGCGGCGGGCGTCGCGCTGCTCACCGAGACCGCCAAGCGGGTGCGTGCCGCCGGATTTCTGATCGGGAACGTCGCGATCCAGCTGATCGGGGGGGCACCGCGGATCGGTACGCGCCGGGCCGAGGCCGAGCAGGCGCTCGCGATGGCGATCGGCGCTCCGGTCTCGATCTCCGCGACGACCACCGACGGTCTGGGCTTCACCGGCCGCGGGGAGGGCCTGGCCGCAACGGCGGTCGCGCTCGTTCTCATGTGA
- a CDS encoding A/G-specific adenine glycosylase — translation MSETRFAALVLDWYDENARDLPWRTDDATPWGVLVSEIMLQQTPVSRVLPAWVEWMKRWPTPAAMAADEPGEAVRMWGRLGYPRRALRLHECAVAITTRHGGELPTDLDALLALPGVGAYTARAVASFAYRQRHAVVDTNVRRVLSRVVTGVADSPPGSAARDLALAEPLVPTDAAVAARYAVAVMELGALVCTARAPRCADCPVVDDCAWFRAGKPAYDGPVKRPQGYAGTDRQVRGRLLAVLRDAEGPVPQAALDVVWHEPVQRARALDGLVTDGLVDPLPDGRYALPGAR, via the coding sequence ATGTCCGAGACACGCTTCGCCGCCCTCGTCCTCGACTGGTACGACGAGAACGCCCGCGACCTTCCCTGGCGCACCGACGACGCCACTCCCTGGGGCGTCCTGGTCAGCGAGATCATGCTCCAGCAGACGCCGGTCTCCCGGGTCCTTCCGGCCTGGGTGGAGTGGATGAAGCGCTGGCCCACCCCCGCCGCGATGGCCGCGGACGAGCCGGGTGAGGCCGTCCGCATGTGGGGGCGGCTCGGTTATCCGCGCCGGGCCCTGCGCCTGCACGAGTGCGCGGTGGCGATCACGACGCGGCACGGCGGCGAGTTGCCCACCGACCTCGACGCGCTGCTGGCGCTGCCCGGCGTCGGGGCGTACACCGCGCGGGCCGTGGCGTCGTTCGCGTACCGCCAGCGGCACGCGGTCGTCGACACGAACGTGCGGCGCGTGCTGAGCCGGGTCGTCACCGGCGTCGCCGACTCCCCGCCCGGCTCCGCGGCGCGCGATCTGGCACTGGCCGAGCCGCTGGTGCCCACGGACGCCGCGGTCGCGGCGCGGTACGCGGTGGCCGTGATGGAGCTGGGCGCGCTCGTGTGCACGGCCCGGGCGCCGCGCTGTGCCGACTGCCCGGTCGTGGACGACTGCGCCTGGTTCCGGGCCGGGAAGCCCGCCTACGACGGCCCGGTGAAGCGCCCGCAGGGGTACGCCGGGACCGACCGCCAGGTACGAGGGCGTCTCCTGGCCGTCCTGCGCGACGCTGAGGGCCCCGTGCCGCAGGCCGCGTTGGACGTGGTGTGGCACGAGCCGGTGCAGCGAGCACGCGCCCTGGACGGGCTGGTGACCGACGGCCTGGTGGACCCGCTACCGGACGGCCGCTACGCCCTCCCCGGCGCCCGCTGA
- a CDS encoding GH1 family beta-glucosidase translates to MTGPDQFPQFPPGFVWGVATASYQIEGAVTEDGRGPSVWDTFSHTPGRTHDGDTGDVADDHYHRYPEDLDLMAGLGVNAYRFSIAWPRIQPTGEGPVNPAGLAFYDRLVDAMLAKGITPAATLYHWDLPQALEDKGGWTQRDIPHYFAEYTAAVADKLGDRVGLWCTLNEPFIVTAFGYVLGVHAPGRQLFTDAFAVAHHQLLGHGLAVEALRAANVTGTIGVVNALAPVHPDSDDPADHVAAGILDTLMNRTYTDPLLLGRYPEETPAVYAGADLSVVKDGDLSTISTPIDFFGVNFYNPHRVRAAAPEQFGTGPLNFETVEYPGVPTTAMGWPVVPEAFTELLTGLHERYGEKLPPIYITENGAAYDDEPGPDGRVRDDDRIAYLDRHLRAVHAAMAAGADVRGYFCWSFLDNFEWAEGYQKRFGLVRVDYETLERTPKASYDWYRSVIALAAAVGP, encoded by the coding sequence GTGACCGGTCCCGATCAGTTCCCCCAATTCCCACCTGGCTTCGTCTGGGGAGTGGCCACCGCCTCGTACCAGATCGAGGGAGCGGTCACCGAAGACGGCCGCGGCCCCTCGGTGTGGGACACGTTCAGCCACACACCCGGTAGAACGCACGACGGCGACACCGGTGACGTCGCGGACGACCATTACCACCGGTATCCGGAAGATCTCGATCTGATGGCCGGTCTGGGCGTGAACGCCTACCGCTTCTCGATCGCCTGGCCGCGTATCCAGCCCACCGGCGAAGGTCCGGTGAACCCCGCCGGGCTGGCGTTCTACGACCGGCTGGTCGACGCGATGCTCGCCAAGGGCATCACCCCGGCCGCCACGCTCTACCACTGGGACCTTCCGCAGGCGCTGGAAGACAAGGGCGGTTGGACGCAGCGCGACATCCCCCACTACTTCGCCGAGTACACCGCAGCGGTCGCCGACAAACTCGGCGACCGGGTCGGTCTTTGGTGCACGCTCAACGAACCGTTCATCGTGACCGCCTTCGGCTACGTGCTGGGCGTCCACGCGCCCGGCCGGCAGTTGTTCACGGACGCGTTCGCGGTCGCCCACCACCAATTGCTCGGGCACGGTCTGGCGGTCGAGGCCCTGCGCGCCGCGAACGTCACCGGCACGATCGGTGTGGTCAACGCATTGGCGCCGGTGCACCCCGATTCCGACGATCCGGCCGATCACGTCGCCGCGGGCATCCTCGACACGTTGATGAACCGCACCTATACCGATCCGCTGCTGCTGGGCCGCTATCCCGAGGAGACGCCGGCCGTCTATGCGGGGGCCGATCTCTCGGTCGTGAAGGACGGCGACCTTTCGACGATCTCGACCCCGATCGACTTCTTCGGCGTCAATTTCTACAACCCGCACCGGGTGCGGGCCGCGGCGCCGGAGCAGTTCGGCACTGGGCCATTGAACTTCGAAACCGTCGAATACCCGGGCGTACCGACTACCGCAATGGGCTGGCCGGTCGTCCCGGAGGCATTCACCGAGCTGCTCACCGGCTTGCACGAGCGTTACGGAGAGAAGCTTCCGCCGATCTACATCACCGAGAACGGCGCCGCCTACGACGACGAGCCCGGTCCCGACGGCCGGGTCCGGGACGACGACCGGATCGCGTATCTGGACCGCCATTTGCGCGCGGTGCACGCGGCGATGGCGGCCGGAGCCGACGTCCGCGGGTATTTCTGCTGGTCGTTCCTCGACAATTTCGAATGGGCCGAGGGGTACCAGAAGCGGTTCGGGCTCGTTCGCGTCGACTACGAGACGCTGGAGCGGACACCCAAAGCGTCCTACGACTGGTACCGGTCGGTGATCGCCCTAGCGGCGGCGGTGGGTCCTTAG
- the ispD gene encoding 2-C-methyl-D-erythritol 4-phosphate cytidylyltransferase, with the protein MDIQQDTVALVPAAGRGERLGPGAPKSLRHLGGEPLVVHAVRRLAAANSVAAVVVAAPPGAAETVRELLAPVVLTAELVVVEGGGTRQASVAAALAAAPAHCDVVLVHDAARALAPPELADAVAAAVRAGHPAVVPVLPVVDTVRQLGEDGGASSTIDRERLRLVQTPQGFARSVLAEAHASCEDSLTDDAGLVERLGLPVHTVPGHASALKVTRPFDLVIADAVLAAERSVAGSQA; encoded by the coding sequence TTGGACATACAGCAGGACACCGTTGCGCTCGTCCCGGCTGCCGGCCGGGGCGAGCGTCTTGGTCCCGGGGCCCCCAAATCTCTTCGGCACCTCGGCGGGGAACCGCTCGTGGTGCACGCCGTGCGGCGGCTGGCCGCGGCGAACAGCGTGGCGGCCGTGGTCGTCGCCGCTCCGCCCGGCGCCGCCGAGACCGTGCGCGAACTGCTCGCTCCGGTGGTGCTCACCGCGGAGCTGGTGGTCGTCGAAGGCGGTGGCACCCGGCAGGCCTCGGTGGCGGCCGCGCTGGCGGCCGCGCCGGCCCACTGCGACGTCGTCCTGGTGCACGACGCGGCGCGGGCACTGGCACCGCCGGAGCTCGCCGACGCCGTCGCCGCGGCGGTTCGCGCCGGGCACCCGGCCGTCGTCCCGGTGCTACCGGTCGTCGACACCGTCCGCCAGCTCGGCGAGGACGGCGGCGCATCGTCCACGATCGACCGTGAACGACTCCGGTTGGTACAGACGCCGCAGGGCTTCGCGCGGTCGGTGCTGGCCGAGGCGCACGCCTCCTGCGAGGACTCCTTGACCGACGACGCCGGGCTGGTCGAGCGGCTCGGTCTGCCGGTGCACACCGTCCCCGGGCACGCGTCGGCGTTGAAGGTGACGCGCCCGTTCGATCTCGTCATCGCTGATGCGGTACTGGCGGCCGAGCGGAGCGTGGCAGGCTCGCAGGCGTGA
- the radA gene encoding DNA repair protein RadA gives MPPRNRDRPAYRCTECGLTVPKWVGRCPECQAWGTIDEVGAGPVALQQVGPGPVTTPARPIGEIDIRAAKARPTGVDELDRVLGGGLVPGAVLLLAGEPGVGKSTLLLEVAHRYAAGGGAPALVVTGEESAAQVRLRADRTDRVHPALYLAAETDLSALLSHVEAVSPGLLVVDSVQTISSPALDSAPGSVTQVRAVTAALIASAKARNMATILVGHVTKDGNVAGPRVLEHLVDVVLHFEGERHSTLRLVRAVKNRYGPSDEVGCFEMFDGGIRGLADPSGLFLTRHTEAVPGTCVAVLLEGVRPLLAEVQALVAPSNLNNPRRAVSGLDSARVAMVLAVTERRGRVRLSERDVYTATVGGARVTEPAGDLAVALAVASAARDYALPPDLVAIGELGLSGDVRRVGAVERRLAEAARLGFRRALVPTGSIERKPKGIAVTEVDDLRAALGHAFADKVRSLSAAASAPPE, from the coding sequence ATGCCACCCCGCAACCGTGATCGGCCCGCCTACCGATGCACCGAGTGCGGCCTCACCGTCCCCAAGTGGGTCGGCCGCTGCCCCGAGTGCCAGGCCTGGGGAACGATCGACGAGGTCGGCGCAGGCCCGGTCGCGCTGCAGCAGGTCGGCCCCGGCCCGGTCACCACTCCCGCACGCCCGATCGGCGAGATCGACATCCGCGCGGCCAAGGCCCGCCCCACCGGGGTCGACGAGCTCGACCGGGTGCTCGGCGGTGGCCTGGTGCCCGGCGCGGTGCTGCTGCTGGCCGGCGAGCCCGGCGTCGGCAAGTCCACGTTGCTGCTGGAGGTCGCCCACCGCTACGCCGCCGGTGGCGGGGCGCCCGCGCTCGTCGTCACCGGTGAGGAGTCCGCGGCCCAGGTGCGGCTGCGTGCCGACCGCACCGACCGGGTGCACCCCGCGCTCTACCTGGCCGCCGAAACCGACCTGTCCGCGCTCCTGAGCCACGTCGAAGCGGTCTCCCCCGGTCTGTTGGTCGTCGATTCGGTGCAGACGATTTCGTCCCCGGCGCTCGACAGCGCGCCGGGCAGCGTCACCCAGGTCCGCGCCGTCACCGCGGCGCTCATCGCGTCGGCCAAGGCACGCAACATGGCCACGATCCTCGTCGGCCACGTCACCAAGGACGGCAACGTGGCCGGGCCGCGCGTCCTCGAGCACCTGGTCGACGTGGTGTTGCACTTCGAAGGCGAGCGGCACTCCACGCTGCGGCTGGTACGCGCGGTCAAGAACCGCTACGGCCCGTCCGACGAGGTCGGCTGCTTCGAGATGTTCGACGGCGGCATCCGGGGCCTGGCCGACCCGTCCGGCCTGTTCCTCACCCGGCACACCGAGGCCGTCCCCGGCACGTGCGTCGCGGTGCTGCTCGAGGGCGTCCGGCCACTGCTCGCGGAGGTGCAGGCGCTGGTCGCGCCGAGCAACCTGAACAATCCCCGCCGCGCGGTCAGCGGCCTGGATTCCGCCCGGGTCGCGATGGTGCTCGCGGTCACCGAGCGGCGGGGGCGGGTGCGGCTGTCGGAACGCGACGTCTACACCGCCACCGTGGGCGGAGCGAGGGTCACCGAGCCGGCCGGCGATCTCGCGGTCGCCCTGGCCGTGGCGTCCGCGGCGCGCGATTACGCGCTGCCGCCCGATCTGGTGGCGATCGGCGAGCTCGGCCTCTCCGGCGACGTGCGGCGGGTCGGCGCGGTCGAGCGGCGCCTGGCCGAAGCGGCGCGGCTGGGTTTCCGCCGCGCGCTGGTGCCCACCGGCTCGATCGAGCGGAAGCCGAAGGGCATCGCGGTCACCGAGGTCGACGACCTGCGGGCCGCGTTGGGGCATGCGTTCGCGGACAAGGTGCGTAGCCTGTCCGCAGCGGCTTCGGCACCGCCGGAGTGA
- a CDS encoding CarD family transcriptional regulator, with product MTFTVGETVVYPHHGAALIEAIETRTIKGVEKQYLVLKVAQGDLTVRVPAENAEIVGVREVVGEEGLDRVFQVLRAPHTEEPTNWSRRYKANLEKLASGDVNKVAEVVRDLWRRDRERGLSAGEKRMLAKARDILVGELALAEGTGKDDAELLLDKVLAS from the coding sequence ATGACTTTCACCGTCGGCGAGACCGTTGTGTACCCCCACCACGGGGCCGCTCTCATCGAGGCCATCGAAACCCGAACGATCAAGGGTGTCGAAAAGCAGTATCTCGTGTTGAAGGTCGCGCAGGGCGACCTCACTGTTCGCGTCCCTGCTGAGAACGCTGAAATCGTCGGTGTGCGTGAGGTGGTGGGCGAGGAGGGTCTGGACCGGGTCTTCCAGGTTCTCCGCGCTCCCCACACCGAGGAGCCGACCAACTGGTCGCGTCGCTACAAGGCCAACCTCGAGAAGCTCGCCTCCGGCGACGTGAACAAGGTTGCCGAGGTTGTCCGCGACCTGTGGCGTCGGGACCGGGAGCGCGGCCTCTCCGCCGGAGAGAAGCGCATGCTCGCCAAGGCTCGGGACATCCTCGTCGGCGAACTCGCCCTCGCCGAGGGAACCGGTAAGGACGACGCCGAGCTGCTGCTCGACAAGGTCCTTGCGTCTTAA